Genomic window (Neomonachus schauinslandi chromosome Y, ASM220157v2, whole genome shotgun sequence):
ATGGCCAAAAAACTGGACACTAAAAATTAGTGCATGCAGTGATAACTAGTGATGCTAGTTTCCTTAAGTCAAACTCATTATCTGCAGTGTAAAAACTGTAAGCTACTCTTGAAAGAAAATTTCCAGTGAAGAGTAAGACCAATTATATAATAGTAAAAGACATGGGATGTTCAGTCACAAAAAGTAGATTTTGATTGGCTTAAACTAACATTCATTTATTGTTCattcaatatatacatataaaaatatatttgtcagtAACTGTGCTCAATCTGTACTGATGTCCAAGACAAAGTAAAGGGGTTCAACCTAAGAGTTGTATGATGGGAATTGGCATGGCTAAAAAGAGTTTGAATGTAACTCAAAACggataatgaaaaagaaacttaTGAACCTGCTGAGGTAAACGGTTGTCTTTAAAGACTTGTTAACTATGCTCAATTTCAGGGCTCAGAATTTAAAGGCATCAAAAACAGAATGAGGAATTAAGCCTGAAATAGGCTGTGGATGGAATCAGAAAGCACATAAATGTATCCACTAAAAAATATAAGAGGTGGACTAATGAGGGGAGGAAATGAAGGCACAAACTGGAATGTTTTGAGATCACTAGGGCAAAAGAGGCCTTTGATAATAACACCTGTAAAATTACACAACATTCTGAGGCCTGCAGTCCATGACTGCAGCATGTGATGACATAATGGTTGCTGAACTGGTGAGAGTGTTATACTTTCCcctatgaatgtattttttaatgaagacaaCCTTTGCCAACTAAAATCCAAGGACGCTTCTAAATAACTGGGAGAATATAATGTAATTGAGAAAATACTAAAGTAAATActatgtatttgtcttttctagatTTCATATACATGTATCTCTTCCacatcaatttttttaagattttatttattgcagaGCACatacaagtgggggaggggcaaagggagagggaatctgCTTCTGGACACAAGTCTGCAATGgacgcaaggctcgatcccaggaccctgggatcataacctgagccgaaagcagacgtttagcaactgaactacccaggcgcccccttccacATCATTGTAATTTATGCCCTCATTTTATTCATCTTGGACTATTTCAGAAATTACTTAACTCCAAatgcttcttttcctttgctcccactctttttaaaatacatacaatttattTAGGATGTATGTCAACTGTTCTTgccaaatgacaaaaaaatacaataaataaaataaagatttttactctgaactatttcaaaaaataaacataatgaaaCCATAAAGATGAACATGTAATTTTATTGTTCAAATAAGAGAATTGCCAATATGTGGTCAATTGCCAACAAATGATAATCTTTGTTATCTTGCATAATGATAGTCCTTTGACAGATCAGTTGTAATTAGGATGATGTGCATATGATGGAGACAGTTGATGAGTTGACCTTGAAAGTGAGGCAGCAGAAGTATCACCTATCATTGGCATTGTGAACCATGGGTTGCCTGCCGGTTGCAGGTTAGAAAAACGAGCCTCACTGGCTGACAAATCAGCATATCTAGTTGGAAAAGTGGAAGGCTCCACCATTGTTCCAAAATAACTGCTCTGTAAGGGAGATATGATACGGTACTGAGATGTAGAAGTTGTAGTTGTAACAAAGTTCACAATGTGGCCATTTGCTTGAGTGTAGCTGCTATGTGAGTGCATGTGAAAAGTGGTCAACTGGTTTAAAATAGCATGTTGCTCCATTCCAATTTGTTCCGATGGTCTAACTGACATTGTTGATGCAGGAGAAAAATCACTTCTCATAGGGGCAGTTGTAGTAGCAATTCTCTGGCTGGGAGAAGGCTTCCTTATTAGAGGCACATTTAAATTGGTGGAGTTTGAACATACCCTTTCTCCACCAGTTTCAGCAACAAAACCAGAATTAGGACTATCTGCATTATCCCCTGCTCTGCAGGGTTTCTTGTTGAAATCTTGAACTAATGAAACTGTAGAAGAATTTTTAATCCCGACTCTTCTTTTCATTCGTACTAAAAGTTGGGGGCAGCCTCGTTTAAAATATGGATTATGATAGAACTGTAACTAAAACCAAAGGAGAAAGTTACTAAGTGACATTTCCAACCAAGATATAAGAGAAGATAACCTATAAAATCTGACTTTAGTTTCATCACACAAAGTcatcaaataatatatttagtatgttaatatttttaaaaatttacttactGGAAACAAACATTTAATTGTGGTTCATGAATATATAACCATGTGTTATATATTTACAAGTAACAGTGAATAGCACTTTAAGTGGCTTCAGGACCTTATTTAAAGTTCATTGGTAAGGGTCAAATATACTACCAAAATTTCTCATAACCCTGAATGTTTCATGCCTAAGCTggcctcaatttttaaaaaatattaaaaatttaaaaatctgactttAGCCTATACATATGAACATATTTACTGCTATACAAGGTAAAatcttatatattctttatataagtAATAACATTTTTGAATACCTTGCTTAAAACAGAaacttctttttcctctgctAGAAAGTCAGCCAGAGAAGCAGATCTTTGAAAACTCTGTCGCATTTTACTAAATCCATAAAGATTAAGCTGGCGAACTAAACTCTTCATACTTCCAGTTTCAAATATTCTGAAAGGAGACTTTCTCTCCAAAACTTCTTTCTTGAAGAGCTCCTCATCAATCACTATAGAAGTTCCCTTCTCATCCCACCAAATTGACTTGAATTGATCACTttcaactattttccaaagtttcctgggaaaggtcagagaaaaaaaatcattatcttcATCTGGTTCAGAGACACAGAATGTGTAACGTGGTCTTTTTATCAAGGACCCTCCTGACAAGGCCTGAAAAGCATTTTCTTCAATCATAGACCTCAGGTCCACATCTCCAGTGAATGTGTGATCACACAAAGGAGCACTAATGGAGGCTGTGGAACCAGTCAATCCATCTTTAGGAGAATCATCTTGAATTTCTGAAGAAACATGTGCCATCTCAAGTAAGTTTTCCTTCAGCTACGTTTCTCATCTGCATGGTTTTGAACACTGCAGCTTCAAATGCTGCTTTGGCTGGCCTATGCAGATAAACTATCCAGACCATCACAATGGTCCACCACCTGAGTAGCTGTGACATCACAAGATGCCTGTTTCCTAGCAATTAAAGCCAAAGTGTTTACTTTTGAAATTCATTCAGTtaaaataaagtacttaaaataaaagttatgtatACAGCGaccaaaaaaataagatgtacaaaatctcatttttacaaaattttttaaagaaataaatacataattatatttagccctgatataaaattatttccttcttctaaACACGATCTTACTAGGTTGGTGCCAATAACATAAAACCTGGTAaatgaaaactgcaaaaaaatgagtaaaacaaaagattttaaaagcccTGACAATTTGGAACTTAAATCTGTGTAACCTGCATATAAAGAAAGTCATTGAGACCACAAGTTAGTGGTTGCCCTGGGCCAGGTGAGAGGGGAATGGAAAGTTCTGTTTAAAGGATTTTTTCTTAAGATGttgaaaaatttaataattaggTAATATGATACATTACAAAGATACAATTGCccctgaattttatattttgaaatggttATTTTTACATAATGTGTATTTTGCCTCAATTTTTTAACAGTAGCCTGAATCTGTTATTATTActgactaaaataaaatgtaattaggTTTCTGAATATAAAGTTAACTTATCTGTTTATCTTATGTAAGTACTCTGTGTTAAATAGTATCAAATACATTTCATAGTCATATTAGTGgaataaatatgattttgtttGGTATGTCTGTAAATACCTGTTGGATAGTCAGGAAGTAAAAGATTTTAAGAGATGTCAAGAGATCCACCATGAATGAGAACCTAAAGAGTCGGAGATAAAAAATAACATGACAgtgttataaataaaatctatttgtgtgtgtgtcttgggaaAATTGCTTTTATTGCAACAGCCAATGTATTTATACAAAAAGCTTATGTGGGATAATCTTTGTGCCCAACAAACAGAATGTACATTTGTAAGGCAACCTTAATTTTGAGTAAAAAGTTTcttttctgggggcacctgagtggctcagtcgttaggcgtctgccttcggctcaggtcatgatcccagggtcctgggatcgagccccacatcgggctccctgctcggtgggaagcctgcttctccctctcccactccccctgcttgtgttccctctctcgctgtgtctctctgtcaaataaataaataaaatctttaaaaaaaaaaaagtttcttttctgtCTAGCAATAACCATACTCCACCTACAGTAAGAATTTCTGTAGGTTCATGGTGTAATATTGTgactgctttgctttttcaataggtgtagaaaaattaattatttttacaattgCCATATTTTATCATGCCTCAGAAAGAGATACCAATGTTAGGAGGATGTCTtagtttaatattctttttaaatccaGAATTTTATGTATTAACAGTAagtaataaacattttcacatcagtaaatatttcatgaagataaaaagatacTCACTCCAGGGTGGCtttgttggttaagcatccaactcttggttttggcttaggtcatgatctcaggatcatgaaattAAGTCTCATGTTAGGCTCCAACCCAGCTGTGAGTCTGCCTGAGATCctgtccctccccgcccccccgccccgtcccctaTCCACCACTTGtgcaaactctctctctcaaataaacaaataaaataaatctttaaaaaaaaaaaaaagatactcccTCCAGATGCAGGTTCATGAATTTTGACAATCATttcattcaaacatttttttttttttgcaaaattgtAAAGATGTGTATTTATATTCTAGGGCATTTCCTTAATTTTCCACATGCAATTTTTGTTGGGGGCCTAGTGATTATCTATGGCTACAAACAATGGGGTGTATATGTAGAGAAAACAGCGAGTTAATGGgaggaacagaaagtagaaatcacattaaatgtaGAAAAGTTTCATCAAGTAGGGAGAAAGAAGAGTTTGGGGATTTTAGGGAAAGATGGCCTAATTCAAATTTCATCTGACTCTAAATTTTAAACCTTACCTccataaagataaaagaaatgagcaattTTATCTGGAAAACATGAATATAATAGGCTGTATCTTCTTAGCTATATAGAAGAATAAGATTTCCGTCTTTGCAATCTTTTTATCACTTAGGATGTGATGCACCTTACATTCTCTCTGGTTAGTGCTTACTTAATaacaaaattcttttctttctcttctgtctttgtGAAGAGGTTTTATAGACTGGatgcagattttgtttttaattatattcctCCAGTATGTGTTATATTTAACCTGGAGACTACATGAAAAGGAACAGGCAGATGAGAGAAGGTTAAGTTtgcaaaatgaaataagagaCAGGAATGGTCATGTTCAAGGTAGGTGAGTAAAGCCCCTCATTTCACTAGGAGTCCTAAGAGATTTcaggttgaaaataaaatcacttatgGTTTGAACATGCTCCAAAACTATAGGACAGCAAATAGGAGCAGCTCCAACAGCTCTTTTTCAGCTGCTTCTACCTATCCCATTCTCAGCCTAAAGCCAGATATTTTGCAATAGTTGTATCTGTCATAAATCCGGTGACTTTAGGGTTTGTTTTTCTGGAGGCTTGAAGGTAGAGACTCTCTCAACTGATTCTATATGAGAAAAGAGAACATGCTGATGAGCTCTCTCAGGTTGGACAATGgttaatgtattataaaatttactacaaaattagtaaataattaGTAGAAGGAtgaactgtttaattttttaagctaaACCTCaactgtatggtgacataacataataaagaacactacatctaaaactaatgaagtaatgtatggggattaagataacaataaaaaatttaaaaaaaaactaaaaaaaaaaagtttaactaaAATGACTTTCAAACatcaatttctaaatttttgaagcaaatatggaaaaatgtttataatagttGAAGATAAAGGATTGGGCATATGGGTTTCACTGTACTGTTCTTtctgatttctgtatttttgaaattttgattataaatattaaatatttttaaaagaattccagTGTATTCCTGAAGGATAAAACAACCCtccaagctggaaaaaaaaaaaataaagaaattaaaaataaataaaataaataaataaatctcaaccAAGTGGCAGAAAGGCAGTGTATTTGAGTTAGTCAGATGTTTTGCAGCACCCATGTACACCTGAATTCCCTTGCTCTGTGACTGTTCTCTTTAACTTTACACTTTAAATTTTTAGACTGCCAATGACCTACTTTTAAACTCTGAGGCTTTACTGTATGTAAATGTTTTCAcaggtatttattttctaaaaataaactttacaggTCAGCTTACATGTTCTGAGGAGAGAGGAGTGGattgggctgggctgggagaaaGGTATAATCTTTAATATCTATACATTTGATTTATGGATTGCTGGGGAGATAATGGATTTCATTTCTTATAATACTGATTTCCTTCTTCCCTTAAGCTCAGTTGTCTCCAGTTATGAATCATGTCTTTCTTTATGCTTTTCATCTCCTTTTGTAGTATCTTAGATCTCCCTCTTTTCACCTactctctattttattctttccttccctttttttcttattcatgtaGTCACTCtggattttaaaatcatttaaaataatatctttctTTCGCTAACATTGTATCTTTAGCTTACATTAtttcaaaagaacatttttatgacaTCTTTGGGTGAGTAATGAAATCATCTGCAAATGACTGTTTCATATTTCCATATTTACACATACTTCATAGGTACATATGAatgtttcattctcttctctctt
Coding sequences:
- the LOC110591779 gene encoding heat shock transcription factor, Y-linked-like encodes the protein MAHVSSEIQDDSPKDGLTGSTASISAPLCDHTFTGDVDLRSMIEENAFQALSGGSLIKRPRYTFCVSEPDEDNDFFSLTFPRKLWKIVESDQFKSIWWDEKGTSIVIDEELFKKEVLERKSPFRIFETGSMKSLVRQLNLYGFSKMRQSFQRSASLADFLAEEKEVSVLSKLQFYHNPYFKRGCPQLLVRMKRRVGIKNSSTVSLVQDFNKKPCRAGDNADSPNSGFVAETGGERVCSNSTNLNVPLIRKPSPSQRIATTTAPMRSDFSPASTMSVRPSEQIGMEQHAILNQLTTFHMHSHSSYTQANGHIVNFVTTTTSTSQYRIISPLQSSYFGTMVEPSTFPTRYADLSASEARFSNLQPAGNPWFTMPMIGDTSAASLSRSTHQLSPSYAHHPNYN